The following are encoded together in the Corynebacterium jeikeium genome:
- a CDS encoding quinone-dependent dihydroorotate dehydrogenase gives MLKKIRHGAYQVALKGMFTLRPERIHGLMSRGLQQVAGSRAALSAMDGALAVHDDALSQQIAGLTFPRPLGLAAGFDKDAKEVDAWGPLGFGFAEIGTVTALAQPGNPTPRLFRLPKDKAILNRMGFNNEGSRAAAMRLQKRSTDIPVGANLGKSKLVAAEIADRDYRESAKAIGGVADYLVINVSSPNTPGLRDLQAVESLRPIISAVQEESTRPLFVKIAPDLSDEDIDKVCDLAIEMGVTGLIATNTTISREGLKTPAHEVEAMGAGGISGAPVAARALEVLRRLAARADGKLVLIGVGGIDTPRAAWERIAAGASLIQGYTPFIYGGPDWIREIHQGLSAQLKAHGLENISQAVGSGLPWVDA, from the coding sequence ATGCTGAAGAAGATTCGTCACGGCGCCTACCAGGTGGCGCTGAAGGGAATGTTTACCCTGCGCCCGGAGCGCATCCACGGGCTGATGTCCCGCGGGCTGCAGCAGGTGGCGGGCTCCAGGGCTGCCCTGTCTGCGATGGACGGCGCTCTGGCCGTGCACGATGACGCGCTGAGCCAGCAGATCGCCGGGCTCACCTTCCCGCGTCCGCTCGGTTTGGCCGCGGGCTTCGACAAGGACGCCAAGGAGGTCGACGCCTGGGGACCGCTGGGCTTCGGTTTCGCAGAAATCGGCACCGTCACTGCCCTGGCACAGCCGGGAAACCCCACCCCGCGCCTGTTCCGTCTGCCGAAGGACAAGGCCATTCTCAACCGCATGGGCTTCAATAACGAGGGCTCCCGTGCGGCGGCTATGCGCCTGCAGAAGCGCAGCACGGACATCCCGGTGGGTGCGAACCTGGGCAAGTCCAAGCTGGTGGCCGCTGAGATTGCGGATCGCGACTACCGCGAGTCCGCCAAGGCCATCGGCGGGGTGGCCGACTACCTGGTGATCAACGTCTCCTCCCCCAACACGCCTGGACTGCGCGATCTGCAGGCGGTGGAATCCCTGCGCCCGATCATCAGCGCGGTGCAGGAGGAAAGCACCCGCCCGCTGTTTGTGAAGATCGCCCCGGACTTAAGCGACGAGGACATTGACAAGGTCTGCGACCTGGCCATCGAGATGGGCGTGACGGGTCTGATCGCCACGAACACCACCATCAGCCGCGAAGGCCTGAAGACCCCGGCCCACGAGGTGGAGGCCATGGGTGCGGGCGGCATTTCGGGCGCTCCGGTGGCAGCCCGCGCGCTGGAGGTGCTGCGCCGCCTGGCGGCCCGCGCCGACGGGAAGCTGGTGCTGATCGGAGTGGGTGGCATCGACACCCCGCGGGCGGCGTGGGAGCGCATCGCCGCCGGCGCCAGCCTGATCCAGGGCTACACGCCGTTCATCTACGGCGGCCCGGACTGGATCCGCGAGATCCACCAGGGCCTGTCTGCACAGTTGAAAGCCCACGGCCTGGAG
- the hisG gene encoding ATP phosphoribosyltransferase, producing the protein MLRVAVPNKGSLSETATSILKEAGYATRGDSKSLTIADEDNGVEFYFLRPKDIAIYIASGHLDIGITGRDLAADTREEVDELLALGFGASTFRYAAPKDENWTVEQLAGKRIATSYPNLVRKDLANRGLEAQVIRLDGAVEISIRLGVADVIADVVSTGRTLRQQGLKPFGDPLCVSEAVIVGRKGAEVTAEQSVLIKRIQGILHAHNYVMLDYNVARENLDKVAAITPGLSAPTVSPLANDSWVAVRAMVPKTQANSLMDELSALGAEAILATDIRIARI; encoded by the coding sequence ATGCTGCGCGTTGCAGTCCCCAACAAGGGTTCCCTGTCCGAGACGGCCACCTCGATCCTAAAGGAGGCTGGCTACGCCACCCGCGGCGATTCGAAGTCGCTGACTATCGCCGACGAGGACAACGGGGTGGAGTTCTACTTCCTGCGCCCCAAAGACATCGCGATTTACATCGCCTCCGGGCACCTCGACATCGGCATCACAGGCCGCGATCTAGCCGCGGATACTCGCGAGGAGGTCGACGAACTGCTGGCCCTGGGCTTCGGCGCTTCCACCTTCCGTTACGCCGCACCAAAGGACGAGAACTGGACTGTGGAACAGCTCGCCGGCAAGCGCATCGCTACCAGTTATCCGAACCTGGTGCGCAAGGATCTCGCCAACCGGGGGCTGGAGGCACAGGTGATTCGCTTGGACGGCGCGGTGGAGATCTCCATCCGCCTGGGCGTGGCCGACGTTATCGCCGACGTGGTCTCCACAGGTCGGACGCTGCGCCAGCAGGGGTTGAAGCCTTTCGGCGATCCACTGTGTGTCTCCGAGGCTGTCATCGTCGGCCGTAAGGGTGCGGAGGTCACCGCCGAGCAGAGCGTGCTCATTAAGCGCATCCAGGGCATTTTGCACGCCCACAACTACGTGATGCTGGACTACAACGTGGCCCGCGAGAATCTTGACAAGGTTGCCGCCATTACGCCGGGGCTGTCAGCCCCAACCGTTTCCCCGCTGGCCAACGACAGCTGGGTGGCCGTCCGCGCGATGGTGCCAAAAACCCAGGCCAACTCTCTGATGGACGAGCTTTCCGCACTGGGCGCGGAGGCAATTTTGGCAACTGACATTAGGATTGCACGTATCTAG
- a CDS encoding undecaprenyl-diphosphate phosphatase gives MTTDMTWAQTIILSLIQGLTEFLPVSSSGHLRIFSTLLWGEDAGASFTAVIQLGTELAVLVFFAKDIWNIASAWCKGVWEWLTDLTGKHGRRIHRESFDYRMGWMVIVGTLPVAVLGYLGKDLIRDNLRNLWITATMLVLFSFVFILAERMGRRERSFDQLTMRDSVIMGFAQCLALIPGVSRSGGTVSAGLFLNLDREVATRYSFLLAIPAVLASGLFSLPDAFSPDAGQAASGAQLFVGTAIAFAVGYASIAWLLKFVANHSFAWFALWRIPLGLAVMALLAFGVLPA, from the coding sequence ATGACTACAGATATGACTTGGGCGCAGACGATCATTCTGTCGCTTATCCAAGGCCTGACGGAGTTCCTACCTGTGTCTTCGTCCGGCCACCTGCGCATCTTTTCCACCCTGTTGTGGGGCGAAGATGCCGGCGCGTCATTCACGGCCGTTATCCAGTTGGGCACAGAACTGGCAGTGCTGGTGTTCTTCGCCAAGGACATCTGGAACATCGCCAGCGCCTGGTGCAAGGGCGTGTGGGAGTGGCTCACCGACCTCACCGGAAAGCACGGCCGCCGCATTCACCGGGAAAGCTTCGACTACCGGATGGGCTGGATGGTCATCGTCGGCACCCTGCCCGTGGCCGTCCTGGGCTACCTGGGCAAGGACCTGATCCGAGATAACCTGCGCAACCTCTGGATCACCGCCACGATGCTGGTGCTGTTCTCCTTCGTCTTCATCCTCGCCGAGCGCATGGGCCGCCGCGAGCGCAGCTTCGACCAGCTGACCATGCGCGATTCGGTGATCATGGGCTTCGCGCAGTGCCTGGCGCTCATCCCGGGTGTTTCCCGCTCCGGCGGCACGGTCTCCGCCGGCCTGTTCCTGAACCTGGATCGCGAGGTCGCCACCCGTTACTCTTTCCTGCTCGCCATCCCTGCCGTGCTGGCCTCGGGGCTTTTCTCGCTTCCTGACGCCTTTAGCCCCGACGCCGGACAGGCCGCCTCGGGCGCCCAGTTGTTCGTGGGCACGGCGATTGCCTTTGCCGTGGGCTATGCGTCTATCGCCTGGCTGCTGAAGTTCGTGGCCAACCACTCGTTTGCCTGGTTTGCGCTGTGGCGCATCCCGCTGGGCCTGGCGGTCATGGCCCTGCTCGCATTCGGGGTACTGCCAGCCTAG
- a CDS encoding thioesterase family protein produces MSEQSAYFVPGKVTEEEGQIYRNYHPTQHTESPWGPGFQHGSPPAALVATVLEDGARDSGLSLEEGRFSRMTVEILGAVPLSELRTHARVVRPGKRISFLEAIVTDESGREFIRGSGWWIRRGDTKEIERTVGEPMPGPSGAGDGSDFLDRWASGYINSIEARRADLDERHLNVDESRNPAIYWSRTDLPAVEGKEDSTWVRLMKTVDIANGLNNLLDTDKWTYMNVDTTVYLHHEMRGEWLGLSAEANYGTDGIGTTVTRIYDEQGLIGTCNQGIMLAPR; encoded by the coding sequence ATGAGCGAGCAGTCGGCATACTTCGTCCCCGGCAAAGTCACGGAGGAAGAAGGCCAAATCTACCGCAACTACCACCCCACCCAGCACACGGAAAGCCCCTGGGGTCCGGGCTTTCAGCACGGCTCCCCGCCTGCTGCGCTGGTAGCCACGGTGCTGGAGGACGGTGCGCGCGACTCCGGGCTTTCCCTGGAAGAAGGCCGTTTTAGTCGAATGACTGTCGAAATCCTGGGCGCAGTGCCACTCAGCGAGCTGCGCACACACGCACGGGTGGTGCGCCCCGGCAAGCGAATCAGCTTCCTGGAAGCGATCGTCACCGACGAATCCGGCCGCGAGTTCATCCGAGGCTCCGGCTGGTGGATTCGCCGCGGGGATACAAAGGAGATCGAGCGCACCGTCGGTGAGCCTATGCCTGGGCCCTCCGGCGCCGGGGACGGCAGCGACTTCCTCGACCGTTGGGCCAGCGGTTACATCAACTCCATCGAGGCCCGCCGTGCAGACCTGGACGAGCGTCATCTGAACGTCGATGAGTCCCGCAACCCCGCGATCTACTGGTCGCGCACCGACCTTCCTGCAGTCGAGGGCAAGGAAGATTCCACATGGGTGCGTCTGATGAAGACAGTGGACATCGCCAATGGCCTGAACAACTTGCTGGATACGGACAAGTGGACGTACATGAACGTCGATACCACCGTTTACCTGCACCACGAGATGCGCGGCGAGTGGCTTGGCCTATCCGCCGAGGCAAACTACGGCACCGACGGCATTGGCACCACCGTCACGCGGATCTACGACGAGCAGGGCCTCATCGGCACCTGCAACCAGGGGATTATGCTGGCGCCGCGCTAG
- a CDS encoding phosphoribosyl-ATP diphosphatase: protein MKAILWDMDGTLVDTEPLWGIATFEMGEKMGRPLTAEVREKTVGATTPTTVEICAAHAGLVLDDAAKAEWLNFMYTRVEELLAGQLEFRPGIREILSEAKAAGFPMALVTNTNRALTEVSLNSIGREFFDFTLCGDEVPNGKPAPDIYATAAERFGFAPDECLVVEDSTTGMTAARDAGCRVLGAPTDSKTAIPQGVHTLAELREGARDLGSLTLEDLRRIYTELGHTAPAGVRSATIEGVNEQELKTFDSLFAELSSRAKERPEGSGTVKALDAGVHFQGKKIVEEAGEVWLAAEYESDEELAEEISQLLYWLQVVMVGRGLTPADIYKYL, encoded by the coding sequence ATGAAAGCAATACTTTGGGACATGGACGGCACCCTGGTCGATACCGAACCGCTGTGGGGCATCGCTACCTTCGAGATGGGCGAGAAGATGGGCCGCCCGCTGACCGCGGAGGTACGCGAGAAGACGGTCGGCGCGACCACCCCCACCACCGTCGAGATCTGCGCGGCCCATGCGGGATTGGTTCTTGATGACGCCGCCAAGGCCGAATGGCTGAACTTCATGTACACGCGCGTCGAGGAGCTCCTTGCGGGGCAGTTAGAGTTCCGCCCCGGTATTAGGGAAATTCTTAGCGAGGCCAAGGCAGCCGGGTTTCCGATGGCTCTGGTGACAAACACGAACCGTGCCCTGACAGAGGTTTCTCTGAATTCCATCGGTCGCGAGTTCTTCGACTTCACCTTGTGCGGCGACGAGGTGCCCAACGGCAAACCCGCCCCTGATATCTACGCCACCGCCGCCGAACGCTTTGGTTTCGCCCCTGACGAGTGCCTGGTAGTGGAGGATTCCACCACTGGCATGACTGCCGCCCGAGACGCGGGCTGCCGCGTGCTGGGAGCACCGACCGACTCGAAGACCGCGATCCCGCAGGGGGTGCACACCCTGGCTGAGCTGCGCGAGGGAGCCCGGGACTTGGGCAGTCTCACGCTGGAGGATCTACGTCGGATTTACACAGAGCTGGGGCACACTGCACCAGCTGGTGTGCGATCTGCCACAATAGAAGGCGTGAACGAACAAGAACTCAAGACCTTCGATTCCCTTTTCGCCGAGCTGTCTTCCCGCGCCAAGGAGCGCCCCGAGGGCTCTGGCACCGTCAAGGCTTTGGACGCTGGGGTGCATTTCCAGGGCAAGAAGATCGTCGAAGAGGCCGGCGAGGTGTGGTTGGCCGCGGAGTACGAGTCTGACGAGGAGCTGGCCGAGGAGATCTCCCAGCTTCTTTACTGGCTGCAGGTCGTGATGGTCGGCCGTGGCCTGACCCCTGCTGATATTTACAAGTACCTCTAA
- the mshC gene encoding cysteine--1-D-myo-inosityl 2-amino-2-deoxy-alpha-D-glucopyranoside ligase, protein MHSWPEPEVPQLPGEAPQLRLYDTADDVVKPVEIPAGEVGMYVCGITPYDSTHLGHAATYLTFDLIHRYLRAGGHGVHYVQNITDVDDPLFERAERDGVDWQDLGTSQIDLFRSDMEDLAVIPPRDYIGAMESIDEVIEMVAKLLEVGAAYQLEGDEYPDIYADYTFLPQFGYESRYSEEQMAEFFAERGGDPERPGKRHPMDALLWRAHREGEPKWDSPFGPGRPGWHIECSAIAVNRLGAPFAIQGGGSDLRFPHHEFSATHAEAAHGVDRMAHHYVHTGMIGLDGTKMSKSLGNLVFVSKLTAAGHEPAAIRLGVYAGHYRQDRDWTNDVLAHAEHRLASWRAALATGSTPLDEARELVATVRGHLANDLDTAAALDALDGWAADTKAGAAGDEAAASEIKTAIDALLGVRL, encoded by the coding sequence ATGCACTCTTGGCCCGAACCGGAAGTCCCACAGCTGCCGGGTGAAGCCCCGCAGCTTCGCCTGTACGACACCGCCGACGACGTGGTGAAACCCGTCGAGATTCCCGCCGGGGAGGTGGGGATGTACGTCTGCGGCATTACCCCGTATGACTCCACCCACCTGGGCCACGCAGCCACCTACCTGACCTTCGACCTGATCCACCGCTACCTGCGCGCGGGCGGCCATGGCGTGCACTACGTGCAGAACATCACCGACGTCGACGATCCACTGTTTGAGCGCGCCGAGCGGGACGGGGTGGATTGGCAGGATCTGGGCACTAGCCAGATCGACCTGTTCCGCTCCGACATGGAGGACCTGGCGGTCATCCCGCCGCGCGACTACATCGGCGCGATGGAATCCATCGACGAGGTCATCGAGATGGTGGCCAAGCTCCTGGAGGTCGGCGCCGCCTACCAGCTGGAGGGCGACGAGTACCCGGACATCTACGCCGACTACACCTTCCTGCCGCAGTTCGGATACGAGTCCCGCTACAGCGAAGAGCAGATGGCGGAATTCTTCGCCGAGCGTGGGGGAGACCCAGAGCGCCCCGGCAAGCGCCACCCGATGGACGCGCTACTGTGGCGCGCACACCGCGAAGGAGAACCGAAGTGGGACTCTCCCTTCGGCCCCGGCCGCCCCGGCTGGCACATCGAGTGCTCGGCCATTGCCGTGAACCGCCTGGGAGCTCCCTTTGCGATCCAGGGCGGCGGCAGCGACCTGCGCTTCCCGCACCACGAGTTCTCCGCCACCCACGCCGAAGCCGCTCACGGGGTGGACCGCATGGCCCACCACTACGTCCACACCGGCATGATCGGCCTGGACGGTACCAAGATGAGCAAGTCGCTGGGCAACCTCGTGTTCGTCTCCAAGCTCACCGCCGCCGGCCACGAGCCCGCGGCCATCCGCCTGGGCGTGTACGCGGGTCACTATCGCCAGGATCGCGACTGGACCAACGACGTGCTGGCGCACGCCGAGCATCGCCTGGCCAGCTGGCGGGCCGCCCTGGCCACAGGTTCCACCCCCCTGGATGAGGCCCGCGAGCTGGTCGCCACCGTGCGCGGCCACCTGGCCAATGACCTCGACACGGCGGCGGCTCTAGATGCTCTCGACGGCTGGGCCGCAGACACAAAGGCGGGGGCGGCAGGGGACGAGGCTGCGGCGTCAGAAATAAAAACCGCAATCGATGCACTGCTGGGCGTGCGACTCTAG